TCTGTCATCATTCAGGTCTTGCAGCAGTTTTGCAAAATCCAGAATGCCATCCACCTTCTTTGCCTGGCTGCGAATCCAGTCGTTCACGTAGAGGCGGGCGGCTTCATGGAAATGACTGTAATAGCCGGCGCCCCTGAAAGGCGTGATGGTGCCCAGGTAAACCTTCATCTTCCGGGCTTTCGCCTTCCTTACCATTCCCTGTATGCTCTCGATAATCTGGCGTGCCACCGTCTCGCTGTTGCCGCTCTTGGCTGCTCCGATATCGTTGATGCCTTCGAAGATAATCACCTTCTTTACGCCGCTCTGCATCAGGATGTCGCGGTCGAAGCGTTCCTTGGCGAGTGCTCCGAATCCGCCCGGCACGGTTACCCGGTTGTTGCCGATGCCCAGGTTCAATACGCCTTGGTTGGTTATCTTATGCTTCAGCTGCAGCATCTCCGACATGACGTCGGGCCATCGGTTCTGGGCATTATCCGTAGAGCATTTGCCGTCGGTGATGGAGTTGCCCATGATGGCGATGGCACTCATGTTGTTGCTCATGGTATACACGTCGATGCCGCTGATGTTGTACCAGTGGTTCTCTCTGAAAGCCTTCTCGAAGTTGGAGTGGGCGTTGGTTACACCTTTCATGATATAAGAGGTGGTGCGCGAACCCATGTGCACGGTGGGCACTTCGGGAGCCGAGGTGTAGTTGATGGTGATGGCTACACGCTCCAGGTTTCTGAGGTTGAACTTCAGGGCGTCGCTCACTATCTGCTTGCCGGCAGGAATGACGGTCTTGTAGCTGTTGCCGAACTTGAAGTATTGTGCCGATTTGGCATCGATGCTGAACGAGTCCTTGGCATGAGCGATGTAGATGGAACGGATTTCCACGGGTTGCATCGAATAGATGTTACTCAACTTGAGGCGAATCACGTCGCCTCCTATGCTTACCTTTACCACCTGGCGCACCGAGCGGTTGGTCATGCAGTTGTTATAGGGCATAAATGATCTGACTACAGTTTGCGGAGCTGTGGCCCAGGTGCCTACCCAGTTCTGTGCTAGAGAATATGTTGACAGGGCACAGAACACCATTAAAAAAACTAATAATCTTTTCATCATGCGTGCAAAGTTAGAGAGAAAAGGCAATAAAACCAAGAAATTTAAAAACTTTTTTCATAAAACTTTGGATAATAAGGGGAAAAGTTGTACCTTTGCCAAAAATTCTAACTAAATATAAATCTATGAGTTCAAGTAAAAGTTTTGCGATTCCATTGTCGTTCATTGGAATCATGTTTTTCTCATTAGGCTTTGCCTTGGGAATCAATTCATTGCTGGTGCCGGTGTTGCAGGGTTCGTTGGGTATCTCCAACGCAGCTTCTTATCTCATCATTGCGGCAACCTTCATTCCGTTCCTGATTTTCGGCTATCCGGCTGGTCTCACCATCAAGGCGATAGGCTATAAGAAGACGATGTCGCTGTCGTTCGTTATCTTTGCTGCGGCATTCTATCTCTTCATCCTTTCTGCCGATGAGAAGAGTTTTCCACTGTTTCTGCTGGCTTCGTTTGTGAGCGGTGCAGCCAATGCCTATCTTCAGGCATCGGTAAACCCTTATATCACCATCTTGGGTCCTCTGGATAGTGCGGCAAAGCGCATCAGTATGATGGGTATCTGCAACAAGCTGGCATGGCCTATTCCATCCATATTCATCGTGTGGCTGCTGGGCAAGGACGTGCATCTCATTGGCATCGAAGACCTGTCTAAGCCATTCTGGATTATCATCGTAGCCTTCCTGGCACTGGGCGTGCTGGCATTCGTGGCTCCATTGCCTGAGGTAAAGGCTGCCGGAGAAGATGAGTCTGACGGTGAAGAGGCTGCAGCCTGTGCCTATGCTGCTACCAAGACATCTGTGTTCCAGTTTTCTCACTTGCTGTTGGGTTGTCTGGCATTGTTCCTCTATGTGGGTGTTGAAACCGTATCGCTCGGAACCCTGGTAGATTATGCCAATTCTCTGGGCTTGCCAGGTGCGGCAAACTATGCGTGGATTGCTCCTATCGGCATTGTCATCGGATATATCTGTGGTATCATCCTGATTCCTAAGTACATGAGTCAGGCTGTGGCATTGAAGCTCTGTTCGTTCCTGGCGATAGCTGGAGCTTTGCTGGTGGTTCTTACTCCAGCCGAGATTTCCATCTATTTCATCTCATTGATGGCATTGGGTTGTTCTCTGATGTGGCCTGCACTCTGGCCTTTGGCAATGGCAGATTTGGGTAAGTTTACCAAGGCTGGTTCTTCGTTGCTCATCATGGCGATGTTTGGCGGTGCCGTTCTTCCTACGCTTTATGGCAGTTTGAAGGATGCCGTAGGTGCTCAGCAGGCATATTGGCTTTGCCTTCCATGCTTCCTCTACATTCTGTATTATAGCATCCACGGATATAAGATCCGTTCATAATATGGGGCTTTTCATCCCCTTAATATAATAATGTGTATCCTTATTGCTTTCTTCCAGGAAGAGCAGTAAGGATACATTTTCTGTTTAAACAATCTTAAAAAATGGAGTCTTCGGTAACACCCCATTCTTTTTTTAAGTAAATTTGCAGTAACGCAACTGTAACTAACAATCGTCTGTACCATTCGGTTGGCATTGCCGATAACACTGGGATATTCCTGGCGTCTTACCTAAATCTAGGTTAAAGATGAAGAATTTTAGAAGCATAGGCCTGATGCTGGTCTTCGTAGCTAGCCTGTTGGTTGGCTGTACATCAGACAATGTGATGACTGGTTCATCACAAGTAGAAAACCAAGAGGTTGTATTCAATCTCTTTGAGCATTCCATCTCTGATATTGGGACGAGAGGCGACGGCTCTGGCAATAAGGCATTGGCAGACTGCGGCCTGTTTTCCGAACTGGAGGTGGCGTTGATTCCTGATGGTGGAACCATGAAGTCGGAGTATGTGGTTAGGCAAGATGATGCTATGGACAATTTCGGTCAAGTTAAAATGTATGTTCCCGAGGGAACATACCATCTTATCATTGTGGCAGCCAATACTCCTAAGCCTATCGGCAAGTCTAGGGTTGAAATCAAGTCGGTTACGGAAGTGGTTTTCCCAAACAATTCGGTTCCTGATATGGCTTATTGCTATAAGGATATAACGATAGCCTCTTCAGGTAAGTCGCATAGTTTCGATTGTGTGCTCAAGCGTTCCGTGGCTGCTTTCAAGATTCAGACAACGGATAAATTCACAGGGAATTCGAAGAATCTTTCCATCAAGATGTCGGGTAATTGCGGTAATGTGCTCAATCCGTCTACGGGTCATTGTTCTTCAAAGGCCGAAGTGAATAAGGACTTTGATTTAGCCAAGTATGTGGGCAAGACTTTGGGACTGACCTTCTATGTTATTCCGGGGGAAGATGAGGTAGAAGATGTCTCTGTAACGGTTGATGTGTTTGACAAGAATGATAAGGTGATAAAATCCAATTCCTTCTCGAATGTTCATCTGGTTACTGGCAAGCGAACCACTTATACGGGTCCTTTTAGCAGTTATACCACCGGTTTCTCGATAAATGTTGGCGAAGCTGATATTGCTGATTCTGGGTATGGCAAGGAGTTTGAATAGAGCTCTGGATCGGGCTTTGTACTTCACACTACACGAATATGTTGTAATTGTCTGTGTTTCATTGACTTGTGCGAGTGCAATACCCTGGCTGACACTACACTAACACTACACCACACTACACTTTTCTAGGGGGCAGGCGGCTCCGATTTTTTTAACTGTAAGTGGCTCCGTATTTCCGCAGCTGCGTGTAGTGTGGTGTAGTGTTAGTGTAGTGTGAGAGCTGATATTACACAGGTGATAACACTCTGAAATACAGTGTTTTAATGTGCACTTAGTGTAGTGTGAAGTAGATTTGCGTATTCGGTGCCTCAGGATTTCCTGCGGGTATCAGTTCCGAAACATGTAGCCACGAATCTTTTAGTGCCTGGTTATGGCAGAAAATTGCCCTAGTTAGGAGCAACTTCTTGCCATAGTCAGGCAAAACTCCTTAGGAAAGTGTGATGAATGAGAAGAAAAGTCCTTAGGAAAATGTGATGAATGGGGAGAAAAGTCCTTAGGAAAATGTGATAAATATGCTTAAAAGTCCTTAGGAAAATGTGATTTTTCTTTTGTAATCCGTTGTTTATTAGTATCTTTGCAGAAAAATGCATAAAGTATGGAAAGATTGCTTATATCTCAATTGCTAAAATGGAAGGAAAGCCATAGTAGAAAGCCCTTGGTCTTGGAAGGGGCAAGACAGGTTGGTAAGACCTGGCTATTGAAGGAATTTGGCAGAAAGTACTTCAAAGACGTCTGTTATATCAACTTCGAGCAGAGCGACGTGCTTGGAGAAGTCTTTGCTGGCGATTTGTCTCCGCAGCGTATCATAGAACAACTCTCCATTTACAATGGTAAACTCATAGAGCCGGAACAGACGCTTATCATCTTCGATGAGGTGCAGGAAATGCCAAGAGCACTCACTTCTCTGAAATACTTCTGCGAGGAAGCACCGGAGTATGTCATTTGCTGTGCGGGTTCTTTGCTAGGTATAGCCCTGCATGAAGGAACATCTTTCCCTGTAGGCAAAACGGATTTTCTGCATCTGTATCCATTGTCTTTCAAAGAGTTTCTGATAGCAAATGAAGAGAAGATGCTGGTTGACTATATAGACAAGGGAAATAGAAATCTGGGTGCTTTTGAGAACCGGCTTACGGATTACCTGAAGAAGTATATGATTATAGGCGGAATGCCAGCTGTTGTGATGGAGTGGTTGGACAGTAAAGACTATAATAAGGTGAATCGCATCCAGCAGGAGTTGATAGCTGCCTATCAGAAAGATTTCTCTAAGCATGCTCCTAATTCCATGGTAGAGAAGATTCGCTATATCTGGAACAGTATTCCTTCTCAGTTGGCGAAGGAAAACAAGAAGTTTGTCTATGGATTGGTGAGAGAGGGAGCCAGGGCAAGGGAATATGAGGATGCCATCATGTGGCTTTGTGATGCAGGTGAAATCATCAGAACCCACAATGTGAACAAGCCGGATATTCCAATCTCGGCCTATGCTGACCTGAAATCTTTTAAAGTGTTTCTGCTTGATGTAGGCCTTCTGAGGGCGATGAGCCGCGTTTCTCCTAAGGTGATATTGGAAGGCAGCAGGATTTTTGAAGAGTTTAAGGGTGCCTTGACGGAGCAATACGTTTGTCAGGAACTTCAGAATTACTCTGATGTTCTGGAAACCAATTACTATTGGTCATCCTCTGCTACAGCCGAAATAGATTTCCTCGTTTCTGATGGCTGGGATGTTTATCCGTTGGAAGTAAAGGCAGGAGTGACGATGAATGCAAAAAGCCTTAAATTATACAGGGAGAAGTATTCACCGAAGTGGGCACTCCGTACCAGTCTTCTGATGTATGAGAAGAATGAGGCTTCTAAAACGATCAATATACCTCTTTATATGCTTTTTGCTTTGGGTAAGGAATTGGAAGCAGAAAGCTAGAAAAACAAGATGGGTGGCAGTTTTTAGCTAAACTGTCGCCTTAATCTTGTTATTTTGTAGAAAAAGTGAATAAAAAGTGAATATTTATAATAAAATGTCGGTCGAAATACTATTTTTCTAGAAAAAAGTTTGGTGGTTTGCTAAATAATGTGTAATTTTGCAGCCGATTAAAAATATTTTTAAAATTCCTAAATTCCGCAGCATTTTAGTTTAACTTATTTTATAAGTACCTGAGCAACAAAAAGTTGCTCAGGATTTTGCCATGTCAGATTTTTCACCTATCTTAGTGTTGCAAATCAAAATATGTATCAAACCCGACAGACATGGCAAAGGTAGCAATAAAATCTGAGAAACTCTCTCCTTTTGGAGGAATTTTTTCAATAATGGAGCAATTTGACTCCAATCTCTCATCTGTAATCGACTCAACCCTCGGTATGAGATGTAGGCTGTATGGTTATCAATACAGCGAAATCATCCGTTCGCTTATGAGCGTTTATTTCTGTGGCGGCTCATGCATAGAGGATGTCACCACTCATCTGATGTATCACCTCTCGCTTCATCCGACACTTCGCACATGCAGTGCCGACACGATTCTCAGAGCCATAAAGGAACTGACCCAGGATAACATTTCCTACACATCCGACACTGGCAAGACCTACGACTTCAACACGGCAGACATGCTGAATACACTGCTCCTCAATTGCCTATTGTCCACAGGGCAGCTGAAAGAGGGCGAGGGGTATGACGTTGACTTCGACCACCAGTTCATAGAGGCTGAGAAGTTTGATGCGAAACCCACATACAAGAAGTTTCTCGGGTACCGTCCAGGTGTGGCTGTCATTGGCGACATGATTGTCGGCATAGAGAACAGCGACGGCAACACTAACGTTCGTTTCCACCAGAAGGACACGTTGAGGAGATTCTTTGAGAGGATTGAACAGAAAGGATTGACAGTCAATCGTTTCAGGGCAGATTGCGGATCCTGCTCAGAGGAAATTGTGGAAGAGGTCGGAAAGCATTGCATGACTTTCTATATCCGCGCCAACCGCTGCGGTTCGCTCTACGATGACATCTTTGCACTCAGAGGGTGGAAGAGAGAGGAACTGGGCGGCATTGAGTTTGAACTGAACTCCATTCTTGTTGAGAAATGGAAAGGGAGGGCATACCGTCTTGTAATCCAAAGGCAGAAGCGAATTGACGGTGAGATTGACCTGTGGGAAGGCGAA
The Segatella copri DNA segment above includes these coding regions:
- a CDS encoding ATP-binding protein encodes the protein MERLLISQLLKWKESHSRKPLVLEGARQVGKTWLLKEFGRKYFKDVCYINFEQSDVLGEVFAGDLSPQRIIEQLSIYNGKLIEPEQTLIIFDEVQEMPRALTSLKYFCEEAPEYVICCAGSLLGIALHEGTSFPVGKTDFLHLYPLSFKEFLIANEEKMLVDYIDKGNRNLGAFENRLTDYLKKYMIIGGMPAVVMEWLDSKDYNKVNRIQQELIAAYQKDFSKHAPNSMVEKIRYIWNSIPSQLAKENKKFVYGLVREGARAREYEDAIMWLCDAGEIIRTHNVNKPDIPISAYADLKSFKVFLLDVGLLRAMSRVSPKVILEGSRIFEEFKGALTEQYVCQELQNYSDVLETNYYWSSSATAEIDFLVSDGWDVYPLEVKAGVTMNAKSLKLYREKYSPKWALRTSLLMYEKNEASKTINIPLYMLFALGKELEAES
- a CDS encoding FimB/Mfa2 family fimbrial subunit translates to MKNFRSIGLMLVFVASLLVGCTSDNVMTGSSQVENQEVVFNLFEHSISDIGTRGDGSGNKALADCGLFSELEVALIPDGGTMKSEYVVRQDDAMDNFGQVKMYVPEGTYHLIIVAANTPKPIGKSRVEIKSVTEVVFPNNSVPDMAYCYKDITIASSGKSHSFDCVLKRSVAAFKIQTTDKFTGNSKNLSIKMSGNCGNVLNPSTGHCSSKAEVNKDFDLAKYVGKTLGLTFYVIPGEDEVEDVSVTVDVFDKNDKVIKSNSFSNVHLVTGKRTTYTGPFSSYTTGFSINVGEADIADSGYGKEFE
- a CDS encoding MFS transporter, which translates into the protein MSSSKSFAIPLSFIGIMFFSLGFALGINSLLVPVLQGSLGISNAASYLIIAATFIPFLIFGYPAGLTIKAIGYKKTMSLSFVIFAAAFYLFILSADEKSFPLFLLASFVSGAANAYLQASVNPYITILGPLDSAAKRISMMGICNKLAWPIPSIFIVWLLGKDVHLIGIEDLSKPFWIIIVAFLALGVLAFVAPLPEVKAAGEDESDGEEAAACAYAATKTSVFQFSHLLLGCLALFLYVGVETVSLGTLVDYANSLGLPGAANYAWIAPIGIVIGYICGIILIPKYMSQAVALKLCSFLAIAGALLVVLTPAEISIYFISLMALGCSLMWPALWPLAMADLGKFTKAGSSLLIMAMFGGAVLPTLYGSLKDAVGAQQAYWLCLPCFLYILYYSIHGYKIRS
- a CDS encoding SGNH/GDSL hydrolase family protein, with translation MKRLLVFLMVFCALSTYSLAQNWVGTWATAPQTVVRSFMPYNNCMTNRSVRQVVKVSIGGDVIRLKLSNIYSMQPVEIRSIYIAHAKDSFSIDAKSAQYFKFGNSYKTVIPAGKQIVSDALKFNLRNLERVAITINYTSAPEVPTVHMGSRTTSYIMKGVTNAHSNFEKAFRENHWYNISGIDVYTMSNNMSAIAIMGNSITDGKCSTDNAQNRWPDVMSEMLQLKHKITNQGVLNLGIGNNRVTVPGGFGALAKERFDRDILMQSGVKKVIIFEGINDIGAAKSGNSETVARQIIESIQGMVRKAKARKMKVYLGTITPFRGAGYYSHFHEAARLYVNDWIRSQAKKVDGILDFAKLLQDLNDDRRMKREYASNDWLHPNPAGYKAMGIYAADIIK
- a CDS encoding IS1380 family transposase — encoded protein: MAKVAIKSEKLSPFGGIFSIMEQFDSNLSSVIDSTLGMRCRLYGYQYSEIIRSLMSVYFCGGSCIEDVTTHLMYHLSLHPTLRTCSADTILRAIKELTQDNISYTSDTGKTYDFNTADMLNTLLLNCLLSTGQLKEGEGYDVDFDHQFIEAEKFDAKPTYKKFLGYRPGVAVIGDMIVGIENSDGNTNVRFHQKDTLRRFFERIEQKGLTVNRFRADCGSCSEEIVEEVGKHCMTFYIRANRCGSLYDDIFALRGWKREELGGIEFELNSILVEKWKGRAYRLVIQRQKRIDGEIDLWEGEYTYRCILTNDYESSEKEIVKFYNLRGGKERIFDEMNNGFGWNRLPKSFMGENTVFLLLTALIRNFYKFIMARLDVKRFGLKATSRIKAFVFKFISVPAKWVRTSRQYVLNIYSCNNAYADVFQNDFG